The Engystomops pustulosus chromosome 4, aEngPut4.maternal, whole genome shotgun sequence genome contains a region encoding:
- the LOC140125812 gene encoding vitelline membrane outer layer protein 1 homolog: MFSAVLISLLIQATITTGQWISVGNGGPWGDWGSRQWCPPRTVARGFSLRVERPLGSDGDDTALNAIRLYCASPSTRDTQETITSSESSWGDWTPVSWCPSGHLISFALQVEPKQGDGDDTAANNIMMQCSDHTVLTGKGGTWGTFGSWSGTCPSGICGIQTRVEPNQGRGDDTALNDVRFGCC; encoded by the exons ATGTTCTCTGCCGTCCTAATATCATTACTGATCCAGGCAACAATTACCACAGGACAATGGATTTCAGTTGGCAACGGTGGTCCTTGGGGTGACTGGGGATCTCGGCAGTGGTGTCCACCTAGGACTGTAGCGAGAGGATTCAGCTTAAGG GTGGAACGTCCACTTGGATCTGACGGAGATGATACTGCCCTGAATGCAATCAGACTATACTGTGCTTCACCATCAACTAGAGATACACAGGAAACAATCACATCTTCCGAGAGCAG TTGGGGCGACTGGACTCCTGTTTCATGGTGTCCCAGTGGACATCTCATAAGCTTCGCATTGCAAGTGGAGCCAAAACAGGGCGATGGAGACGACACAGCAGCCAACAACATCATGATGCAGTGTTCAGACCACACTGTTCTTACAGGAAAAGGGGGCACCTGGGGAACTTTTGGCAGCTGGAGTGGGACTTGCCCTTCTGGGATCTGCGGTATCCAAACCAGAGTGGAACCAAATCAAGGGCGCGGAGATGACACCGCTCTCAATGATGTCAGGTTTGGATGTTGTTGA